From one Equus asinus isolate D_3611 breed Donkey chromosome 5, EquAss-T2T_v2, whole genome shotgun sequence genomic stretch:
- the NHSL3 gene encoding NHS-like protein 3 isoform X3: MVVFLGRHLPALLGLFKKKGSAKAEGDKRLGVGPGQGPGSVVDEHQDNVFFPSGRPPHLEELHTQAQEGLRSLQHQEKQKLNKGGWDHGDTQSIQSSRTGPDEDSISFCSQTTSYTAESSTAEDALSIRSEMIQRKGSTFRPHDSFPKSSGKSGRRRRERRSTVLGLPQHVQKELGLRIEREAPGTPRPPGPRDAVRIPTVDGRPVGLASATGARVSLQALEAEASTEAEAMLQRHIDRVYRDDTLVGRSTGARPPPVTRPMSLAVPGLTGGAGPPEPMSPAMSISPQATYLSKLIPHAVLPPTVDVVALGRCSLRTLSRCSLLSASPASVRSLGRFSSVSSPRPHSRHPSSSSDTWSHSQSSETIVSDGSTLSSKGGSEGRPESSVASNSVAPPPQGGSGRGSPSGGSTAEASDTVSIRSSGQLSGRSVSLRKLKRPPPPPRRTHSLHQRGSAAPDGPLGLPPKPERKQQPQLPRPPTTGGSEGMGAAPCPSTSAGSWVPGLSPGGSRRPPRSPERTLSPSSGYSSQSGTPTLPPKGLAGAPASPGKAQPPKPERVTSLRSPGASVSSSLTSLCSSSSDPAPSERSGPQMSTILGDRFVIPPHPKVPAPFSPPPSKPKSPNQAAPAPTAPAMVPGPISTTDASPESPPTPQTALTPPQESPLAAKDQSPPPSPPPSYHPPPPPTKKPEVVEEAPSAPEMAEEPLQDPNWPPPPPPAPEEQDLSMADFPPPEEAFFSVTGPECAGPSDPLETVSSLAALPPSATVSSQSQPHGTPDPPPAPPAPPPAGSVTGLLAKVPRKEPVGCNKGSGVPREDAGAPLVTPSLLQMVRLRSVGTPTVAPTPASGPLAPQKPLRRALSGRASPAPASSSGLQAAVRLKASSLAASEGPVSAQPNGPPEVEPRCPRSPASTASFIFSKGTKKLQLERSVSPETQADLQRNLVAELRSISEQRPPQAAKKPLKAPPPVARKPSVGVPVPASPSFPRAEPLTTPPTNGLPHAEDRTKGELAENGGVLQLVGPEEQKLGLPSSDPQKELV; this comes from the exons ATGGTGGTGTTTCTAGGCCGCCACCTCCCGGCACTCCTCGGCCTCTTTAAGAAGAAGG GCTCTGCCAAGGCTGAGGGTGACAAACGTCTAGGTGTAGGTCCCGGCCAGGGGCCAGGGTCTGTGGTGGATGAGCACCAGGACAATGTCTTCTTCCCCAGTGGGCGGCCGCCTCACCTGGAGGAGCTGCACACACAGGCCCAGGAGGGGCTGCGTTCCCTACAGCACCAAG aaaaacagaaactgaACAAGGGTGGCTGGGACCATGGAGACACCCAGAGCATCCAG TCCTCCCGGACAGGGCCAGATGAAGATAGTATCTCCTTCTGCAGCCAGACCACATCCTACACAGCGGAGAGCTCCACGGCAGAGGATGCTCTCTCCATCCGCTCGGAGATGATCCAGCGCAAAG GCTCCACCTTCCGACCCCATGACTCATTTCCCAAATCATCTGGGAAGTCCGGGCGCCGGCGGCGGGAGCGGCGGAGCACCGTCCTGGGACTGCCGCAGCACGTGCAGAAGGAACTCG GCCTGCGGATTGAGCGTGAGGCACCAGGCACTCCTCGCCCTCCTGGTCCACGGGATGCTGTGCGCATCCCCACGGTGGATGGCCGCCCAGTGGGCTTGGCCTCAGCGACAGGGGCCCGGGTGTCCCTGCAGGCACTGGAGGCAGAGGCCAGTACCGAGGCAGAGGCCATGCTGCAGCGCCACATCGACCGTGTTTACCGGGATGACACCCTTGTTGGACGATCCACAGGGGCCCGGCCCCCACCAGTGACCCGACCCATGTCCCTAGCAGTGCCTGGACTGACAGGAGGGGCAGGGCCTCCAGAGCCCATGAGCCCAGCTATGTCCATCTCGCCCCAGGCTACCTACTTGTCGAAGTTGATCCCACATGCTGTGCTGCCACCCACGGTGGACGTGGTggccctgggccgctgcagcctGCGCACACTGAGCCGCTGCAGCCTGCTCTCGGCCAGCCCGGCCTCCGTCCGCTCACTGGGCCGCTTCTCCTCGGTCTCCAGCCCACGGCCCCACAGCCGCCACCCTTCCTCTTCCAGTGACACCTGGAGCCACTCTCAGTCCTCTGAGACCATTGTGTCTGATGGCTCCACCCTTTCCTCTAAGGGTGGCTCTGAGGGCCGGCCAGAGAGCTCTGTGGCTAGCAATAGTGTGGCACCCCCTCCCCAGGGGGGCAGCGGGAGGGGCTCTCCCAGTGGGGGCAGCACAGCTGAGGCCTCAGACACTGTCAGCATTCGGAGTAGTGGGCAGTTGTCTGGCCGGAGTGTGTCCCTACGTAAGTTGAAGCGGCCGCCACCACCTCCCCGCCGGACCCACTCGCTCCATCAGCGGGGCTCAGCAGCACCTGATGGGCCCTTGGGGCTGCCTCCCAAGCCTGAGCGGAAGCAGCAGCCACAGTTGCCTCGGCCGCCCACCACTGGTGGGTCAGAAGGGATGGGGGCAGCACCTTGTCCATCCACCTCAGCAGGCAGCTGGGTGCCTGGCTTATCTCCGGGTGGCTCTCGGCGCCCCCCGCGCTCCCCAGAACGGACGCTGTCACCCTCCAGTGGATACTCGAGCCAAAGTGGTACCCCTACCCTCCCTCCCAAGGGTCTAGCAGGGGCCCCTGCTTCCCCAGGCAAGGCTCAACCCCCTAAACCAGAGCGAGTCACTTCCCTTCGATCTCCTGgggcctctgtctcctcctccctcacGTCTCtatgctcctcctcctctgacccAGCCCCCTCAGAACGCTCTGGTCCACAGATGTCAACCATCCTGGGTGACAGGTTTGTCATACCTCCTCACCCCAAGGtgcctgcccccttctccccacctccctccaagCCCAAGAGCCCTAACCAAGCTGCCCCTGCTCCGACTGCCCCTGCTATGGTCCCTGGGCCAATCTCTACCACTGATGCCAGTCCGGAATCCCCCCCCACGCCCCAGACAGCCCTGACTCCACCACAGGAGTCTCCCCTTGCCGCCAAAGACCAGTCACCCCCACCATCTCCACCCCCATCTTATCatccaccccccccacccacTAAGAAGCCAGAGGTGGTTGAGGAGGCCCCATCTGCCCCAGAGATGGCTGAGGAGCCCCTCCAAGATCCCAACTGGCCCCCTCCGCCACCTCCTGCACCCGAGGAGCAGGACCTGTCCATGGCTGACTTCCCTCCACCTGAGGAGGCCTTTTTCTCTGTGACGGGCCCTGAGTGTGCAGGTCCTTCAGACCCCCTGGAAACTGTCAGCTCCCTGGCTGCTTTGCCCCCCTCAGCTACTGTCTCTTCCCAGAGCCAGCCCCATGGTACCCCAGaccctcctccagctccaccagCCCCACCTCCTGCTGGTTCTGTCACAGGGCTTCTGGCCAAGGTCCCTCGGAAAGAACCCGTGGGCTGCAACAAGGGCAGTGGGGTTCCCAGGGAGGATGCTGGTGCACCTCTGGTCACGCCCTCGCTCCTGCAGATGGTTCGGCTGCGCTCTGTGGGCACTCCCACAGTGGCTCCAACCCCAGCATCAGGGCCGTTGGCCCCCCAGAAGCCACTACGAAGGGCCCTGTCAGGGCGGGCCAGCCCAgcacctgcctcctcctcagggcTCCAAGCTGCTGTCCGACTCAAGGCCTCCAGTCTGGCTGCCAGCGAGGGCCCTGTGAGTGCCCAGCCCAATGGACCACCTGAGGTAGAGCCACGGTGTCCCCGGTCCCCTGCCTCTACGGCCAGCTTCATCTTCTCCAAGGGCACTAAGAAGCTGCAGCTGGAGCGGTCTGTGTCCCCTGAGACCCAGGCAGACCTTCAGCGGAATCTGGTGGCTGAACTTCGGAGCATCTCGGAGCAACGGCCACCCCAGGCTGCAAAGAAGCCACTTAAGGCTCCCCCACCCGTGGCCCGCAAGCCCTCTGTGGGAGTCCCCGTACCTGCCTCCCCCAGCTTTCCTCGGGCTGAGCCTCTTACTACTCCTCCCACCAACGGGCTCCCCCATGCCGAGGACAGGACTAAGGGGGAGCTGGCGGAGAATGGAGGTGTCCTGCAGCTGGTGGGTCCAGAGGAGCAGAAGCTGGGCCTGCCTAGCTCAG ACCCCCAGAAAGAGCTGGTCTGA
- the NHSL3 gene encoding NHS-like protein 3 isoform X2, with the protein MAARAPPAAPAADEPGGPGGPPRRKKSRSGASGLRRAFSWLRGKRRKKKAAGAEGADPAAPRAKKADDKAGKAKGKGRGSAKAEGDKRLGVGPGQGPGSVVDEHQDNVFFPSGRPPHLEELHTQAQEGLRSLQHQEKQKLNKGGWDHGDTQSIQSSRTGPDEDSISFCSQTTSYTAESSTAEDALSIRSEMIQRKGSTFRPHDSFPKSSGKSGRRRRERRSTVLGLPQHVQKELGLRIEREAPGTPRPPGPRDAVRIPTVDGRPVGLASATGARVSLQALEAEASTEAEAMLQRHIDRVYRDDTLVGRSTGARPPPVTRPMSLAVPGLTGGAGPPEPMSPAMSISPQATYLSKLIPHAVLPPTVDVVALGRCSLRTLSRCSLLSASPASVRSLGRFSSVSSPRPHSRHPSSSSDTWSHSQSSETIVSDGSTLSSKGGSEGRPESSVASNSVAPPPQGGSGRGSPSGGSTAEASDTVSIRSSGQLSGRSVSLRKLKRPPPPPRRTHSLHQRGSAAPDGPLGLPPKPERKQQPQLPRPPTTGGSEGMGAAPCPSTSAGSWVPGLSPGGSRRPPRSPERTLSPSSGYSSQSGTPTLPPKGLAGAPASPGKAQPPKPERVTSLRSPGASVSSSLTSLCSSSSDPAPSERSGPQMSTILGDRFVIPPHPKVPAPFSPPPSKPKSPNQAAPAPTAPAMVPGPISTTDASPESPPTPQTALTPPQESPLAAKDQSPPPSPPPSYHPPPPPTKKPEVVEEAPSAPEMAEEPLQDPNWPPPPPPAPEEQDLSMADFPPPEEAFFSVTGPECAGPSDPLETVSSLAALPPSATVSSQSQPHGTPDPPPAPPAPPPAGSVTGLLAKVPRKEPVGCNKGSGVPREDAGAPLVTPSLLQMVRLRSVGTPTVAPTPASGPLAPQKPLRRALSGRASPAPASSSGLQAAVRLKASSLAASEGPVSAQPNGPPEVEPRCPRSPASTASFIFSKGTKKLQLERSVSPETQADLQRNLVAELRSISEQRPPQAAKKPLKAPPPVARKPSVGVPVPASPSFPRAEPLTTPPTNGLPHAEDRTKGELAENGGVLQLVGPEEQKLGLPSSDPQKELV; encoded by the exons GCTCTGCCAAGGCTGAGGGTGACAAACGTCTAGGTGTAGGTCCCGGCCAGGGGCCAGGGTCTGTGGTGGATGAGCACCAGGACAATGTCTTCTTCCCCAGTGGGCGGCCGCCTCACCTGGAGGAGCTGCACACACAGGCCCAGGAGGGGCTGCGTTCCCTACAGCACCAAG aaaaacagaaactgaACAAGGGTGGCTGGGACCATGGAGACACCCAGAGCATCCAG TCCTCCCGGACAGGGCCAGATGAAGATAGTATCTCCTTCTGCAGCCAGACCACATCCTACACAGCGGAGAGCTCCACGGCAGAGGATGCTCTCTCCATCCGCTCGGAGATGATCCAGCGCAAAG GCTCCACCTTCCGACCCCATGACTCATTTCCCAAATCATCTGGGAAGTCCGGGCGCCGGCGGCGGGAGCGGCGGAGCACCGTCCTGGGACTGCCGCAGCACGTGCAGAAGGAACTCG GCCTGCGGATTGAGCGTGAGGCACCAGGCACTCCTCGCCCTCCTGGTCCACGGGATGCTGTGCGCATCCCCACGGTGGATGGCCGCCCAGTGGGCTTGGCCTCAGCGACAGGGGCCCGGGTGTCCCTGCAGGCACTGGAGGCAGAGGCCAGTACCGAGGCAGAGGCCATGCTGCAGCGCCACATCGACCGTGTTTACCGGGATGACACCCTTGTTGGACGATCCACAGGGGCCCGGCCCCCACCAGTGACCCGACCCATGTCCCTAGCAGTGCCTGGACTGACAGGAGGGGCAGGGCCTCCAGAGCCCATGAGCCCAGCTATGTCCATCTCGCCCCAGGCTACCTACTTGTCGAAGTTGATCCCACATGCTGTGCTGCCACCCACGGTGGACGTGGTggccctgggccgctgcagcctGCGCACACTGAGCCGCTGCAGCCTGCTCTCGGCCAGCCCGGCCTCCGTCCGCTCACTGGGCCGCTTCTCCTCGGTCTCCAGCCCACGGCCCCACAGCCGCCACCCTTCCTCTTCCAGTGACACCTGGAGCCACTCTCAGTCCTCTGAGACCATTGTGTCTGATGGCTCCACCCTTTCCTCTAAGGGTGGCTCTGAGGGCCGGCCAGAGAGCTCTGTGGCTAGCAATAGTGTGGCACCCCCTCCCCAGGGGGGCAGCGGGAGGGGCTCTCCCAGTGGGGGCAGCACAGCTGAGGCCTCAGACACTGTCAGCATTCGGAGTAGTGGGCAGTTGTCTGGCCGGAGTGTGTCCCTACGTAAGTTGAAGCGGCCGCCACCACCTCCCCGCCGGACCCACTCGCTCCATCAGCGGGGCTCAGCAGCACCTGATGGGCCCTTGGGGCTGCCTCCCAAGCCTGAGCGGAAGCAGCAGCCACAGTTGCCTCGGCCGCCCACCACTGGTGGGTCAGAAGGGATGGGGGCAGCACCTTGTCCATCCACCTCAGCAGGCAGCTGGGTGCCTGGCTTATCTCCGGGTGGCTCTCGGCGCCCCCCGCGCTCCCCAGAACGGACGCTGTCACCCTCCAGTGGATACTCGAGCCAAAGTGGTACCCCTACCCTCCCTCCCAAGGGTCTAGCAGGGGCCCCTGCTTCCCCAGGCAAGGCTCAACCCCCTAAACCAGAGCGAGTCACTTCCCTTCGATCTCCTGgggcctctgtctcctcctccctcacGTCTCtatgctcctcctcctctgacccAGCCCCCTCAGAACGCTCTGGTCCACAGATGTCAACCATCCTGGGTGACAGGTTTGTCATACCTCCTCACCCCAAGGtgcctgcccccttctccccacctccctccaagCCCAAGAGCCCTAACCAAGCTGCCCCTGCTCCGACTGCCCCTGCTATGGTCCCTGGGCCAATCTCTACCACTGATGCCAGTCCGGAATCCCCCCCCACGCCCCAGACAGCCCTGACTCCACCACAGGAGTCTCCCCTTGCCGCCAAAGACCAGTCACCCCCACCATCTCCACCCCCATCTTATCatccaccccccccacccacTAAGAAGCCAGAGGTGGTTGAGGAGGCCCCATCTGCCCCAGAGATGGCTGAGGAGCCCCTCCAAGATCCCAACTGGCCCCCTCCGCCACCTCCTGCACCCGAGGAGCAGGACCTGTCCATGGCTGACTTCCCTCCACCTGAGGAGGCCTTTTTCTCTGTGACGGGCCCTGAGTGTGCAGGTCCTTCAGACCCCCTGGAAACTGTCAGCTCCCTGGCTGCTTTGCCCCCCTCAGCTACTGTCTCTTCCCAGAGCCAGCCCCATGGTACCCCAGaccctcctccagctccaccagCCCCACCTCCTGCTGGTTCTGTCACAGGGCTTCTGGCCAAGGTCCCTCGGAAAGAACCCGTGGGCTGCAACAAGGGCAGTGGGGTTCCCAGGGAGGATGCTGGTGCACCTCTGGTCACGCCCTCGCTCCTGCAGATGGTTCGGCTGCGCTCTGTGGGCACTCCCACAGTGGCTCCAACCCCAGCATCAGGGCCGTTGGCCCCCCAGAAGCCACTACGAAGGGCCCTGTCAGGGCGGGCCAGCCCAgcacctgcctcctcctcagggcTCCAAGCTGCTGTCCGACTCAAGGCCTCCAGTCTGGCTGCCAGCGAGGGCCCTGTGAGTGCCCAGCCCAATGGACCACCTGAGGTAGAGCCACGGTGTCCCCGGTCCCCTGCCTCTACGGCCAGCTTCATCTTCTCCAAGGGCACTAAGAAGCTGCAGCTGGAGCGGTCTGTGTCCCCTGAGACCCAGGCAGACCTTCAGCGGAATCTGGTGGCTGAACTTCGGAGCATCTCGGAGCAACGGCCACCCCAGGCTGCAAAGAAGCCACTTAAGGCTCCCCCACCCGTGGCCCGCAAGCCCTCTGTGGGAGTCCCCGTACCTGCCTCCCCCAGCTTTCCTCGGGCTGAGCCTCTTACTACTCCTCCCACCAACGGGCTCCCCCATGCCGAGGACAGGACTAAGGGGGAGCTGGCGGAGAATGGAGGTGTCCTGCAGCTGGTGGGTCCAGAGGAGCAGAAGCTGGGCCTGCCTAGCTCAG ACCCCCAGAAAGAGCTGGTCTGA
- the NHSL3 gene encoding NHS-like protein 3 isoform X1 produces the protein MGNSHHKRKAPSGPRVRSFWRFGRSAKRPAGSAKAEGDKRLGVGPGQGPGSVVDEHQDNVFFPSGRPPHLEELHTQAQEGLRSLQHQEKQKLNKGGWDHGDTQSIQSSRTGPDEDSISFCSQTTSYTAESSTAEDALSIRSEMIQRKGSTFRPHDSFPKSSGKSGRRRRERRSTVLGLPQHVQKELGLRIEREAPGTPRPPGPRDAVRIPTVDGRPVGLASATGARVSLQALEAEASTEAEAMLQRHIDRVYRDDTLVGRSTGARPPPVTRPMSLAVPGLTGGAGPPEPMSPAMSISPQATYLSKLIPHAVLPPTVDVVALGRCSLRTLSRCSLLSASPASVRSLGRFSSVSSPRPHSRHPSSSSDTWSHSQSSETIVSDGSTLSSKGGSEGRPESSVASNSVAPPPQGGSGRGSPSGGSTAEASDTVSIRSSGQLSGRSVSLRKLKRPPPPPRRTHSLHQRGSAAPDGPLGLPPKPERKQQPQLPRPPTTGGSEGMGAAPCPSTSAGSWVPGLSPGGSRRPPRSPERTLSPSSGYSSQSGTPTLPPKGLAGAPASPGKAQPPKPERVTSLRSPGASVSSSLTSLCSSSSDPAPSERSGPQMSTILGDRFVIPPHPKVPAPFSPPPSKPKSPNQAAPAPTAPAMVPGPISTTDASPESPPTPQTALTPPQESPLAAKDQSPPPSPPPSYHPPPPPTKKPEVVEEAPSAPEMAEEPLQDPNWPPPPPPAPEEQDLSMADFPPPEEAFFSVTGPECAGPSDPLETVSSLAALPPSATVSSQSQPHGTPDPPPAPPAPPPAGSVTGLLAKVPRKEPVGCNKGSGVPREDAGAPLVTPSLLQMVRLRSVGTPTVAPTPASGPLAPQKPLRRALSGRASPAPASSSGLQAAVRLKASSLAASEGPVSAQPNGPPEVEPRCPRSPASTASFIFSKGTKKLQLERSVSPETQADLQRNLVAELRSISEQRPPQAAKKPLKAPPPVARKPSVGVPVPASPSFPRAEPLTTPPTNGLPHAEDRTKGELAENGGVLQLVGPEEQKLGLPSSDPQKELV, from the exons ATGGGCAACTCACACCACAAGAGGAAGGCCCCCAGCGGCCCCCGGGTCCGCAGTTTCTGGCGGTTCGGGCGGTCGGCGAAGCGGCCGGCAG GCTCTGCCAAGGCTGAGGGTGACAAACGTCTAGGTGTAGGTCCCGGCCAGGGGCCAGGGTCTGTGGTGGATGAGCACCAGGACAATGTCTTCTTCCCCAGTGGGCGGCCGCCTCACCTGGAGGAGCTGCACACACAGGCCCAGGAGGGGCTGCGTTCCCTACAGCACCAAG aaaaacagaaactgaACAAGGGTGGCTGGGACCATGGAGACACCCAGAGCATCCAG TCCTCCCGGACAGGGCCAGATGAAGATAGTATCTCCTTCTGCAGCCAGACCACATCCTACACAGCGGAGAGCTCCACGGCAGAGGATGCTCTCTCCATCCGCTCGGAGATGATCCAGCGCAAAG GCTCCACCTTCCGACCCCATGACTCATTTCCCAAATCATCTGGGAAGTCCGGGCGCCGGCGGCGGGAGCGGCGGAGCACCGTCCTGGGACTGCCGCAGCACGTGCAGAAGGAACTCG GCCTGCGGATTGAGCGTGAGGCACCAGGCACTCCTCGCCCTCCTGGTCCACGGGATGCTGTGCGCATCCCCACGGTGGATGGCCGCCCAGTGGGCTTGGCCTCAGCGACAGGGGCCCGGGTGTCCCTGCAGGCACTGGAGGCAGAGGCCAGTACCGAGGCAGAGGCCATGCTGCAGCGCCACATCGACCGTGTTTACCGGGATGACACCCTTGTTGGACGATCCACAGGGGCCCGGCCCCCACCAGTGACCCGACCCATGTCCCTAGCAGTGCCTGGACTGACAGGAGGGGCAGGGCCTCCAGAGCCCATGAGCCCAGCTATGTCCATCTCGCCCCAGGCTACCTACTTGTCGAAGTTGATCCCACATGCTGTGCTGCCACCCACGGTGGACGTGGTggccctgggccgctgcagcctGCGCACACTGAGCCGCTGCAGCCTGCTCTCGGCCAGCCCGGCCTCCGTCCGCTCACTGGGCCGCTTCTCCTCGGTCTCCAGCCCACGGCCCCACAGCCGCCACCCTTCCTCTTCCAGTGACACCTGGAGCCACTCTCAGTCCTCTGAGACCATTGTGTCTGATGGCTCCACCCTTTCCTCTAAGGGTGGCTCTGAGGGCCGGCCAGAGAGCTCTGTGGCTAGCAATAGTGTGGCACCCCCTCCCCAGGGGGGCAGCGGGAGGGGCTCTCCCAGTGGGGGCAGCACAGCTGAGGCCTCAGACACTGTCAGCATTCGGAGTAGTGGGCAGTTGTCTGGCCGGAGTGTGTCCCTACGTAAGTTGAAGCGGCCGCCACCACCTCCCCGCCGGACCCACTCGCTCCATCAGCGGGGCTCAGCAGCACCTGATGGGCCCTTGGGGCTGCCTCCCAAGCCTGAGCGGAAGCAGCAGCCACAGTTGCCTCGGCCGCCCACCACTGGTGGGTCAGAAGGGATGGGGGCAGCACCTTGTCCATCCACCTCAGCAGGCAGCTGGGTGCCTGGCTTATCTCCGGGTGGCTCTCGGCGCCCCCCGCGCTCCCCAGAACGGACGCTGTCACCCTCCAGTGGATACTCGAGCCAAAGTGGTACCCCTACCCTCCCTCCCAAGGGTCTAGCAGGGGCCCCTGCTTCCCCAGGCAAGGCTCAACCCCCTAAACCAGAGCGAGTCACTTCCCTTCGATCTCCTGgggcctctgtctcctcctccctcacGTCTCtatgctcctcctcctctgacccAGCCCCCTCAGAACGCTCTGGTCCACAGATGTCAACCATCCTGGGTGACAGGTTTGTCATACCTCCTCACCCCAAGGtgcctgcccccttctccccacctccctccaagCCCAAGAGCCCTAACCAAGCTGCCCCTGCTCCGACTGCCCCTGCTATGGTCCCTGGGCCAATCTCTACCACTGATGCCAGTCCGGAATCCCCCCCCACGCCCCAGACAGCCCTGACTCCACCACAGGAGTCTCCCCTTGCCGCCAAAGACCAGTCACCCCCACCATCTCCACCCCCATCTTATCatccaccccccccacccacTAAGAAGCCAGAGGTGGTTGAGGAGGCCCCATCTGCCCCAGAGATGGCTGAGGAGCCCCTCCAAGATCCCAACTGGCCCCCTCCGCCACCTCCTGCACCCGAGGAGCAGGACCTGTCCATGGCTGACTTCCCTCCACCTGAGGAGGCCTTTTTCTCTGTGACGGGCCCTGAGTGTGCAGGTCCTTCAGACCCCCTGGAAACTGTCAGCTCCCTGGCTGCTTTGCCCCCCTCAGCTACTGTCTCTTCCCAGAGCCAGCCCCATGGTACCCCAGaccctcctccagctccaccagCCCCACCTCCTGCTGGTTCTGTCACAGGGCTTCTGGCCAAGGTCCCTCGGAAAGAACCCGTGGGCTGCAACAAGGGCAGTGGGGTTCCCAGGGAGGATGCTGGTGCACCTCTGGTCACGCCCTCGCTCCTGCAGATGGTTCGGCTGCGCTCTGTGGGCACTCCCACAGTGGCTCCAACCCCAGCATCAGGGCCGTTGGCCCCCCAGAAGCCACTACGAAGGGCCCTGTCAGGGCGGGCCAGCCCAgcacctgcctcctcctcagggcTCCAAGCTGCTGTCCGACTCAAGGCCTCCAGTCTGGCTGCCAGCGAGGGCCCTGTGAGTGCCCAGCCCAATGGACCACCTGAGGTAGAGCCACGGTGTCCCCGGTCCCCTGCCTCTACGGCCAGCTTCATCTTCTCCAAGGGCACTAAGAAGCTGCAGCTGGAGCGGTCTGTGTCCCCTGAGACCCAGGCAGACCTTCAGCGGAATCTGGTGGCTGAACTTCGGAGCATCTCGGAGCAACGGCCACCCCAGGCTGCAAAGAAGCCACTTAAGGCTCCCCCACCCGTGGCCCGCAAGCCCTCTGTGGGAGTCCCCGTACCTGCCTCCCCCAGCTTTCCTCGGGCTGAGCCTCTTACTACTCCTCCCACCAACGGGCTCCCCCATGCCGAGGACAGGACTAAGGGGGAGCTGGCGGAGAATGGAGGTGTCCTGCAGCTGGTGGGTCCAGAGGAGCAGAAGCTGGGCCTGCCTAGCTCAG ACCCCCAGAAAGAGCTGGTCTGA